GTTGCCGCGGCTATGCCAACCGTGCTTTTCGTGCGCGGTGGCAGGGTGACGGTTTTTTCTTCGCTAATACTGCCCCATGCGCCACATTCGGTGCACTTGCCATTCCAGCGGGGAAAGGTGGCGCCGCACTGGGCACAGGTGTGGACGGTGGTAGGTTTGGCCATGAATGATCAGTGCCCTTCGTGTTCCCCATGCTGCGAGAGTTCTGTCAAAACACTGTTAGTGCTTTTGGGATGAACAAACGCCACGGTGCAGCCGTGCGCGCCAGGTTTTGGCGCTTCGTCAATCAGGCGGTAGCCGGCATCTTTGAGGGTCGCGAGGCCAGCGGCGACGTCATCGACGTTATAGCAGATGTGGTGCATCCCTTCGCCGCGCTTTTCCAGATAGATGGCGACGGGGGAATCTGGGGCGGTTGGTTCGAGCAGTTCGATATTACTTTCGCCAACTTTGATGAATGCAACGCGCACTTTCTGCGAAGGGACTTCTTCAAAATGGTATGGCTCGGCGCCCATGGCGCGGTAGAATCCAACGGCTTCGTCAAGGGAACGGACGGCAACGCCGATATGGTCAATTTTGTTCAGCATATATTTTCTCCTCGGTTATTGTTGTAACGATCCGGCATGTTATTGCGTCATCTCGAACGTATGTGAGAGATCTGGATTTCTCGCTGACGCTCGCAATGACACTGTTACCTGTTATTTTGGCAGCGAGGCAATAAATTCCCCGAATGGTTTGCCAAATTGTGGGTGCTTCAGCGCCATTTCGACGGTTGCTTTGAGGTATTCGAGCTTATCGCCGCAATCGTAGCGCTTCCCTTCGAATTGACAGGCATAGATGGCCTGACGACGTTCGAGTTCGCGCAGAGCGTCGGTGAGTTGGATTTCTCCACCGC
This sequence is a window from Chrysiogenes arsenatis DSM 11915. Protein-coding genes within it:
- the mce gene encoding methylmalonyl-CoA epimerase gives rise to the protein MLNKIDHIGVAVRSLDEAVGFYRAMGAEPYHFEEVPSQKVRVAFIKVGESNIELLEPTAPDSPVAIYLEKRGEGMHHICYNVDDVAAGLATLKDAGYRLIDEAPKPGAHGCTVAFVHPKSTNSVLTELSQHGEHEGH